A region of Bradyrhizobium sp. SZCCHNS1050 DNA encodes the following proteins:
- a CDS encoding D-galactonate transporter has protein sequence MAGELETRVLRRITLRIVPFIMLLYFVAFIDRVNVGFAALTMNKDIGLSASAYGFGAGIFFWGYFLFEVPSNLALDKFGARIWIARVMITWGLVSGAMAFVQGPTSFYVLRFLLGAAEAGFFPGIILYLSYWFPARQRAAVTALFMAAAPLSTVLGSPVSGALLEMDGILGFKGWQWLFLIEALPAVLLGFVVLAYMTDRPEQARWLADDERDWLVRTMNAELASKAATASHSIWRGLADIRVLALALVYFGTSAGLYTLGVWAPQIIKQFGLSSFTVGFLNAVPPTVAVVVMILWARHSDRTAERTWHVVLACVAAAVGLWLAGLSTSVAAVLAALTLVNVGISSSKPPLWSMPTMFLSGSAAAAGIATINSIGNLGGFVGPAMIGWIKDQTGSFNGGLYFVAGLLVVSAVLTLLLSRSQSAKAQAATPS, from the coding sequence ATGGCCGGAGAGCTGGAAACGCGCGTGCTGCGCAGGATCACGTTGCGCATCGTGCCCTTCATCATGCTGCTCTATTTCGTAGCCTTCATCGACCGCGTCAACGTCGGCTTCGCAGCGCTGACCATGAACAAGGACATCGGGCTGTCAGCCTCGGCCTATGGGTTCGGCGCCGGCATCTTCTTTTGGGGCTATTTCCTGTTCGAGGTCCCCTCCAACCTCGCGCTGGACAAGTTCGGCGCGCGCATCTGGATCGCGCGGGTCATGATCACCTGGGGCCTCGTCTCCGGCGCGATGGCGTTCGTGCAAGGACCGACGAGCTTCTATGTGCTGCGCTTCCTGCTTGGTGCTGCGGAAGCAGGCTTCTTCCCCGGCATCATCCTCTATCTCTCCTACTGGTTCCCGGCGCGCCAGCGCGCAGCCGTCACCGCGCTGTTCATGGCCGCCGCGCCGCTCTCCACGGTTCTCGGCTCTCCGGTTTCCGGCGCGCTGCTGGAGATGGACGGCATTCTCGGCTTCAAGGGCTGGCAGTGGCTGTTCCTGATCGAGGCGCTGCCGGCGGTGCTGCTCGGCTTCGTCGTGCTCGCCTACATGACCGATCGTCCGGAGCAGGCGCGCTGGCTCGCCGACGACGAGCGCGACTGGCTGGTGCGCACGATGAATGCCGAGCTGGCGAGCAAGGCCGCCACCGCGAGCCACAGCATCTGGCGCGGGCTGGCCGACATCCGCGTGCTGGCGCTCGCGCTGGTCTATTTCGGCACCTCGGCCGGCCTCTACACGCTCGGCGTCTGGGCGCCGCAGATCATCAAGCAGTTCGGACTGTCGTCCTTCACCGTCGGCTTCCTCAACGCGGTGCCACCGACCGTGGCCGTGGTCGTCATGATCCTGTGGGCGCGCCATTCCGACCGTACCGCCGAGCGCACCTGGCACGTCGTGCTGGCCTGCGTGGCCGCAGCCGTCGGGCTCTGGTTGGCCGGGCTGTCGACCAGTGTCGCCGCCGTCCTCGCTGCGCTCACGCTCGTCAATGTCGGCATCTCCTCCTCGAAGCCGCCGCTGTGGAGCATGCCGACCATGTTCCTGTCCGGCTCGGCCGCCGCGGCGGGCATCGCAACCATCAACTCGATCGGCAATCTCGGCGGATTCGTCGGTCCCGCGATGATCGGCTGGATCAAGGACCAGACCGGCAGCTTCAATGGCGGGCTCTATTTTGTCGCCGGCCTGCTGGTGGTATCGGCGGTGCTGACCCTGTTGCTGTCACGTTCACAAAGTGCGAAGGCCCAAGCAGCCACGCCGTCCTGA
- a CDS encoding LysR family transcriptional regulator codes for MELHQLRCFVAAAEELHFGKAAQRLQMLPSALGRQIKLLEEDLATPLFARTTRAVSLTDQGTILLRDARAILARVEAVETGFRRRTRSTKAQRLRVGAIDSAAAGLLPQLLHDFRARHPDIAVQLTEEKTIRLLPRILSGALDLAFVRPPERTDIRLEFRALLSESAVVALPQRHRLASRASVSLADIADQPLIVPDRRSRPHSHDLTMKLFAQAGLSPAIAQFADEKQTIVHLVAARLGIAIVPRWTSRLAVSGVRFVPLRMTRGSTAGRLPLAAVWLRGSRDPAREAMLGVLDARLAKYARGA; via the coding sequence ATGGAATTGCACCAGCTCCGCTGCTTCGTGGCCGCCGCCGAGGAACTGCATTTCGGCAAGGCGGCGCAGCGGCTGCAGATGCTGCCCTCGGCGCTCGGGCGCCAGATCAAGCTGCTGGAAGAAGACCTCGCGACGCCGCTGTTCGCCCGCACGACGCGCGCGGTATCACTCACCGACCAAGGCACGATCTTGCTGCGCGATGCCCGGGCGATCCTGGCCCGTGTCGAGGCGGTCGAAACCGGCTTCCGCCGCCGTACCCGAAGCACGAAGGCGCAGCGGCTGCGCGTCGGCGCCATCGACAGCGCGGCCGCCGGGCTGCTGCCGCAATTGCTGCACGATTTTCGCGCGCGGCATCCTGACATCGCGGTGCAGCTCACGGAGGAGAAGACGATCCGGCTGCTGCCCAGGATCCTGTCCGGCGCGCTCGACCTCGCCTTTGTCAGGCCGCCCGAGCGCACCGATATCAGGCTCGAATTCCGCGCGCTGCTCAGCGAGAGCGCCGTGGTGGCCCTGCCGCAGCGGCACCGGCTGGCCTCGCGCGCCTCAGTCTCGCTCGCCGACATCGCCGACCAACCGCTGATCGTCCCGGACCGCCGGTCGCGGCCGCACAGCCACGACCTCACCATGAAGCTGTTCGCACAGGCCGGGCTGTCGCCGGCTATCGCGCAGTTCGCCGATGAGAAGCAGACCATCGTGCATCTCGTCGCCGCGCGGCTCGGCATCGCCATCGTGCCGCGCTGGACCTCGCGGCTCGCGGTCTCCGGCGTCCGCTTCGTGCCGCTGCGGATGACACGCGGCAGCACCGCCGGACGGCTTCCGCTCGCGGCCGTCTGGCTGCGCGGCTCGCGCGATCCGGCGCGCGAGGCCATGCTCGGCGTGCTCGACGCGCGGCTTGCGAAATACGCCCGCGGTGCCTGA
- the glgX gene encoding glycogen debranching protein GlgX, whose amino-acid sequence MDQRTDLGDALTQAAFNLRKTRISEGRPFPLGATWDGLGVNFAIFSAHATKVELCLFDDTGETELERIELPEYTDEVWHGYLPAARPGTVYGYRVHGPYEPDAGHRFNPNKLVIDPYAKQLVGNLRWGPELFGYRLDHADKDLSFDDRDSAPLMLKCRVIDPAFTWGGSRKPEIPWERTIFYEMHVKGFTKLHPMVPEADRGTFAGLAHQDIPAYLRSLGITSAELLPIHAFIDDSYLVEKGLRNYWGYNSIGFFAPEPRYLKTPFATEFKTMVNQFHANGIEVILDVVYNHTAEGNELGPTLSFKGIDNASYYRLMPDQKRYYINDTGTGNTVNLSHQRVLQLVADSLRYWATEMRVDGFRFDLATILAREPYGFDEGGSFLDACRQDPVLSSVKLIAEPWDIGPGGYQVGQFPPGWAEWNDKFRDTARAFWKGDGGTLADFAKRISGSGDLFNKRGRRPWASVNFITAHDGFNLNDLVSYNDKHNEANGEDNRDGHSNNHSWNCGVEGPTDDPEITALRERQKRNLLATMLLSHGTPMLLAGDEFGHTQNGTNNAYAQDNETTWLDWMGITPQGRALREFTRKLIAMRKAFPILYRSRFLIGSHNEDLGVNDVTWLDPSGEEMTTEQWTDDHARCFGMLLDGRAQETGVKRRGSDATLLLVYNAHFDVVNFTLPSVPEGHNWLALLDTNQPDAQPQSFPFGHVYAVTGRSLLAFGLSSEQQPMRGLRHGLGALLDVAEAPLG is encoded by the coding sequence ATGGACCAACGCACCGACCTCGGTGACGCTTTGACGCAGGCGGCGTTCAATCTGCGCAAGACCAGGATCAGCGAAGGCCGTCCGTTTCCTCTCGGCGCGACCTGGGACGGGCTCGGCGTCAACTTTGCGATCTTTTCCGCGCATGCGACCAAGGTCGAGCTGTGTCTGTTCGACGACACCGGCGAGACCGAGCTCGAGCGCATCGAGCTGCCCGAATACACCGACGAGGTCTGGCACGGCTACCTGCCGGCCGCGCGGCCCGGCACGGTGTATGGCTATCGCGTGCACGGACCCTACGAGCCGGACGCCGGTCACAGGTTCAATCCCAACAAGCTCGTGATCGACCCCTATGCCAAGCAGCTCGTCGGCAACCTGCGCTGGGGGCCGGAGCTGTTCGGCTATCGGCTCGATCATGCCGACAAGGATCTGTCGTTCGACGACCGAGACAGTGCGCCCTTGATGCTGAAGTGCCGGGTCATCGATCCCGCCTTCACCTGGGGAGGCTCGCGCAAGCCGGAAATTCCGTGGGAGCGGACGATCTTCTACGAGATGCACGTCAAGGGGTTCACCAAGCTGCATCCAATGGTGCCCGAAGCCGACCGCGGCACCTTCGCCGGTCTCGCGCACCAGGACATTCCGGCCTATCTGCGCTCCCTGGGCATCACCTCGGCCGAGCTATTGCCGATCCACGCCTTCATCGATGACAGCTATCTGGTCGAAAAGGGCCTGCGCAACTACTGGGGCTACAATTCGATCGGATTCTTTGCGCCGGAGCCGCGCTATCTGAAGACGCCGTTCGCGACCGAATTCAAGACCATGGTCAACCAGTTCCACGCCAACGGCATCGAGGTCATCCTCGACGTGGTCTACAACCACACCGCCGAAGGCAACGAGCTCGGGCCGACCTTGTCGTTCAAAGGCATCGACAATGCCAGCTACTACCGGCTGATGCCGGACCAGAAACGCTACTACATCAACGACACCGGCACCGGCAATACCGTGAACCTGTCGCACCAGCGCGTGCTGCAGCTCGTCGCGGACTCCTTGCGCTATTGGGCGACCGAGATGCGGGTGGACGGCTTCCGCTTCGACCTCGCCACCATCCTGGCGCGCGAGCCCTATGGCTTCGACGAGGGCGGCAGCTTCCTGGATGCCTGTCGTCAGGACCCGGTGCTGTCCAGCGTCAAGCTGATCGCAGAGCCCTGGGACATCGGTCCCGGCGGCTATCAGGTCGGCCAGTTTCCGCCGGGCTGGGCGGAGTGGAACGACAAGTTCCGCGACACCGCGCGGGCGTTCTGGAAGGGCGACGGCGGCACGCTCGCCGATTTCGCCAAGCGCATCTCGGGCTCGGGCGACCTGTTCAACAAGCGCGGTCGCCGGCCCTGGGCGAGCGTGAACTTCATCACCGCGCATGACGGCTTCAACCTCAACGACCTCGTCTCCTACAACGACAAGCACAACGAGGCCAATGGCGAGGATAATCGCGACGGCCACAGCAACAACCACTCCTGGAATTGCGGCGTCGAGGGACCGACCGACGATCCCGAGATCACCGCGTTGCGGGAGCGGCAGAAGCGTAATCTGCTGGCCACGATGCTGCTGTCGCACGGCACGCCGATGCTGCTCGCCGGCGACGAGTTCGGCCATACCCAGAACGGCACCAACAACGCCTATGCGCAGGACAATGAGACCACCTGGCTCGACTGGATGGGCATCACGCCGCAGGGGCGGGCGTTGCGCGAATTCACGCGCAAGCTGATCGCCATGCGCAAGGCGTTTCCGATCCTCTATCGCAGCCGCTTCCTGATCGGCTCGCACAATGAGGACCTCGGCGTCAACGACGTGACCTGGCTCGACCCGTCGGGCGAGGAGATGACGACGGAGCAGTGGACCGACGATCACGCGCGTTGCTTCGGCATGCTGCTCGACGGCCGCGCCCAGGAGACCGGCGTCAAGCGGCGTGGCTCGGATGCGACGCTCCTGCTGGTCTACAACGCGCATTTCGACGTCGTGAACTTCACGCTTCCGTCCGTGCCCGAAGGCCACAATTGGCTGGCGCTGCTCGACACCAACCAGCCGGATGCTCAGCCGCAGTCGTTCCCGTTCGGCCACGTCTACGCGGTGACCGGGCGATCGCTGCTGGCCTTCGGCCTGTCGTCGGAGCAGCAGCCGATGCGCGGCCTGCGCCATGGCCTCGGCGCGCTGCTCGACGTCGCGGAGGCGCCGCTGGGGTAG
- a CDS encoding DUF3606 domain-containing protein → MRRPKIQPSRNKLDMTDQAQVRVVTKRLKMSPGELTEMVERIGNSIAAITKEVAQQRAAKAAPEGAVIASVTVTETKAEVIVPDETPAAT, encoded by the coding sequence ATGCGCCGTCCGAAGATTCAGCCGTCCCGCAACAAGCTCGACATGACCGATCAAGCCCAGGTCCGCGTGGTGACCAAGCGGCTGAAGATGTCGCCCGGGGAATTGACCGAGATGGTCGAACGCATTGGCAACTCCATCGCAGCCATCACCAAGGAAGTCGCGCAGCAGCGGGCCGCGAAGGCTGCGCCGGAAGGAGCCGTGATCGCCTCGGTGACGGTGACCGAGACCAAGGCGGAAGTCATCGTGCCGGACGAGACGCCAGCGGCAACCTAG
- a CDS encoding DUF3551 domain-containing protein, translated as MMRALLLMTSIIVLATAPAAAQRFDGNDPVCLQTWEWGGSSTISCQYRSWEACRAGAAGLSAMCLPNPYAQRPPEPSRRRPPR; from the coding sequence ATGATGCGCGCGCTTCTCCTCATGACTTCGATCATCGTGCTTGCAACCGCTCCAGCCGCAGCTCAACGGTTCGATGGCAATGATCCGGTGTGCCTCCAGACATGGGAATGGGGCGGTTCCAGCACAATCTCATGCCAGTATCGGTCGTGGGAGGCGTGTAGAGCGGGGGCTGCGGGCCTTTCGGCCATGTGCTTGCCGAACCCCTATGCACAACGCCCGCCGGAGCCAAGCCGCCGTCGGCCTCCCCGATAG
- a CDS encoding VIT1/CCC1 transporter family protein translates to MPATPHIEKHFTASEVVRDVVIGMADGLTVPFALAAGLSAAVAKTDVIVTAGLAEVVAGAIAMGLGGYLAARSDAEHYAAEEKREHDEIEKLRGREVEEVAAIFRGYGLEGQALTTVVDAIASDRKRWVDFMMRFELGLERPDPKRAPVSAVTIGGSYVIGGLIPLIPYMLAPDISSALRISVVATGIALLIFGAIKGHFTGVNKIKSALQTALVGGLAAGAAFWLAHLFG, encoded by the coding sequence ATGCCGGCAACGCCGCATATTGAAAAGCACTTCACCGCGTCGGAGGTCGTCCGCGACGTCGTCATCGGCATGGCCGACGGTCTCACGGTGCCGTTCGCGCTCGCCGCCGGTCTTTCGGCGGCGGTCGCCAAGACCGACGTGATCGTCACGGCCGGCCTCGCCGAGGTCGTCGCCGGCGCGATCGCGATGGGGCTCGGCGGCTATCTCGCCGCCCGCTCCGACGCCGAGCATTATGCCGCCGAGGAGAAGCGGGAGCACGACGAGATCGAGAAGCTGCGCGGTCGCGAGGTCGAGGAGGTCGCGGCGATCTTTCGCGGCTATGGTCTCGAAGGCCAGGCCTTGACCACCGTGGTCGACGCCATCGCGTCCGATCGCAAGCGTTGGGTCGACTTCATGATGCGCTTCGAGCTCGGTCTCGAACGCCCGGATCCCAAACGCGCGCCGGTCAGCGCCGTGACCATCGGCGGCTCCTACGTGATCGGCGGCCTGATCCCGCTGATCCCTTACATGCTGGCGCCTGACATCTCGTCCGCGCTCCGGATCTCCGTGGTCGCCACCGGCATCGCGCTCCTGATCTTCGGCGCCATCAAGGGCCACTTCACCGGCGTCAACAAGATCAAGTCGGCGCTGCAGACCGCCCTCGTCGGCGGCCTCGCCGCCGGCGCCGCATTCTGGCTGGCGCATCTGTTCGGGTGA
- a CDS encoding cytochrome b, whose product MRIRNSAKTYGSVAIALHWIVAVLVPAAWISGHLGDMLPRPSHDTGLFMHVSLGLAMLGFALARLAWRLADPPPAPAATKFGPWTVHVGEITHLLIYGIMFAIPVLGIVTQFARGYGLPVFGLFEIASPWVGDRGFAHDMKEMHEALANGLMILIGLHAGAALLHHYWLHDRTLRRMVPGLR is encoded by the coding sequence ATGCGTATTCGAAACTCCGCCAAGACGTATGGCTCCGTCGCGATCGCACTGCACTGGATCGTCGCCGTGCTGGTGCCGGCGGCCTGGATTTCAGGCCATCTCGGCGACATGCTGCCGCGTCCCTCTCATGATACGGGCCTGTTCATGCACGTCTCGCTCGGGCTGGCGATGCTGGGCTTCGCGCTCGCGCGCCTGGCCTGGCGTCTGGCCGATCCGCCGCCGGCGCCTGCAGCGACCAAATTCGGCCCGTGGACGGTTCATGTCGGCGAGATCACGCATCTGCTGATCTACGGCATCATGTTCGCCATTCCGGTCCTCGGCATCGTCACCCAGTTCGCCCGCGGCTACGGCTTGCCGGTGTTCGGCCTGTTCGAGATCGCCTCACCCTGGGTCGGCGACCGCGGCTTCGCCCACGACATGAAGGAGATGCACGAGGCGCTGGCCAATGGCCTGATGATCCTGATCGGCCTGCACGCAGGCGCTGCCTTGCTGCACCATTACTGGCTGCACGATCGCACCCTGCGGCGGATGGTGCCGGGACTGCGGTGA
- a CDS encoding sensor histidine kinase, whose amino-acid sequence MRLGSLRLRLVAAGTIALLVALGVAGFGMVVLFKRHVARTLASDLDIHLRQLLNGLEVDAEGRIVVARPPADPRFVVPLSGLYWQISDDHGQLLRSRSLWDTILPLPIDEPGPSDVHQHELAGPDGEHVLVAERGILMNPESQIRVRAAVAYDLDGATSAVRTFAKDLSIALAVLAVILAVGTSVQVTLGLRPLGVLRRGVAEIRSGRRQHLPVDVPTEVAPLVDEVNALLDAQSREIMRSRSRAADLAHGFKTPLAALAADAARLRELGQLELARNVEDVAEAMSRQVDRELALARLRGKARGGPEAATELAPLVNALLGTLGRTPAAAHVSFDGQVPPSLRVGMDRTDLAEVLGNLLENAARHAASTVRIVASATPLIVTVEDDGPGIPDAKIGRVLERGGRLDEQGPGSGLGLAIVQDVLEAYGWRLQIGRSQLGGARITIAPAIVSALRWPQPATSQATPAPSILTAG is encoded by the coding sequence ATGAGGCTCGGCTCGCTGCGGCTGCGGCTGGTGGCGGCGGGCACCATCGCGCTGCTGGTCGCGCTCGGCGTCGCCGGCTTCGGCATGGTCGTGCTGTTCAAGCGCCACGTCGCGCGGACGCTCGCCTCCGATCTCGACATTCACCTGCGCCAATTGCTGAACGGCCTCGAGGTCGATGCGGAAGGGCGCATCGTGGTCGCGCGGCCGCCAGCCGATCCGCGCTTCGTGGTCCCGCTGTCGGGGCTGTACTGGCAGATCTCGGACGATCATGGCCAGTTGCTGCGCTCGCGCTCGCTGTGGGACACCATCCTGCCGCTGCCGATCGACGAGCCCGGACCGAGCGACGTGCATCAGCATGAGCTTGCCGGGCCGGATGGCGAACACGTGCTGGTCGCCGAGCGCGGCATCCTGATGAATCCGGAAAGCCAGATCCGCGTGCGCGCGGCCGTGGCCTACGACCTCGACGGCGCCACCAGCGCGGTGCGGACCTTCGCCAAGGATCTGTCGATCGCGCTCGCCGTGCTGGCCGTCATCCTCGCCGTCGGCACCTCGGTTCAGGTCACGCTCGGCCTGCGTCCGCTCGGCGTGCTGCGCCGTGGCGTCGCCGAGATCCGCAGCGGTCGGCGCCAGCATCTTCCCGTGGACGTGCCGACCGAGGTGGCGCCGCTGGTCGACGAGGTCAACGCGCTGCTTGATGCGCAGAGCCGCGAGATCATGCGCTCGCGCAGCCGTGCCGCCGATCTCGCCCACGGCTTCAAGACGCCGCTCGCCGCACTCGCGGCCGACGCCGCGCGGTTGAGGGAGCTCGGCCAGCTCGAGCTGGCGCGCAACGTCGAGGATGTCGCCGAGGCGATGAGCCGGCAGGTCGATCGCGAACTGGCGCTGGCGCGGCTGCGCGGCAAGGCCCGCGGCGGGCCGGAGGCCGCGACCGAGCTGGCGCCCCTGGTGAATGCGCTGCTCGGGACGCTCGGCCGCACGCCGGCGGCCGCCCATGTCAGCTTCGATGGCCAGGTGCCCCCAAGCCTGCGCGTCGGCATGGATCGGACGGATCTCGCCGAGGTGCTCGGCAATCTCTTGGAGAACGCCGCGCGTCATGCGGCGAGCACGGTTCGCATCGTCGCCAGTGCGACCCCTCTGATCGTCACTGTCGAGGATGACGGTCCGGGCATTCCGGACGCGAAGATCGGCCGCGTGCTCGAGCGCGGCGGCCGCCTCGACGAGCAGGGGCCGGGCAGCGGGCTGGGGCTCGCGATCGTGCAGGACGTGCTCGAAGCCTATGGCTGGCGGCTGCAGATCGGCCGTTCCCAGCTCGGCGGCGCCAGGATCACGATCGCGCCGGCCATCGTCTCGGCACTCCGCTGGCCGCAGCCCGCGACGTCCCAGGCCACCCCGGCGCCGTCCATTCTGACAGCAGGCTGA
- a CDS encoding response regulator transcription factor, with protein MRVLLVEDDPRLASDLARTLQAAGYLVETSDNGEQAWFLGDTEDYGAVILDLGLPGMDGLSVLKRWRGAGRHVPVLILTARASWAERVDGIDAGADDYLPKPFRNEELLARLRAIVRRSAGHAAPVLSSGDLTLDERQMKVSLSGVPVMLSQLEYRLIAYLLRQSGRVVPQHELEENVYGLGHEHDSNALEVLIRRVRKKLGAEIIETRRGFGYMIPETAE; from the coding sequence ATGCGAGTGCTGCTGGTCGAGGATGATCCGCGGCTGGCGTCCGACCTGGCCCGGACGCTTCAGGCGGCGGGCTATCTGGTCGAAACGTCCGACAACGGCGAGCAGGCCTGGTTTCTCGGCGACACCGAGGACTATGGCGCCGTGATCCTCGATCTCGGCCTTCCCGGCATGGACGGGTTGTCGGTGCTGAAGCGCTGGCGCGGCGCCGGGCGGCACGTGCCGGTGCTGATCCTGACCGCGCGTGCGAGCTGGGCGGAGCGGGTCGATGGCATCGATGCCGGCGCCGATGACTACCTGCCGAAGCCGTTTCGCAATGAAGAGCTGTTGGCGCGGCTGCGCGCGATCGTGAGGCGCTCCGCCGGCCATGCGGCGCCCGTGCTCTCGTCCGGCGACCTGACGCTCGACGAGCGCCAGATGAAGGTCAGCCTGTCCGGCGTGCCGGTGATGCTGTCGCAGCTCGAATACCGGCTGATCGCCTATCTGCTGCGGCAGAGCGGCCGCGTCGTGCCGCAGCACGAGCTGGAGGAGAACGTCTACGGCCTCGGCCACGAGCACGACTCCAACGCGCTCGAGGTGCTGATCCGGCGCGTCCGCAAGAAGCTCGGTGCCGAGATCATCGAGACCCGCCGCGGCTTCGGCTACATGATCCCGGAGACGGCGGAATGA
- a CDS encoding PepSY domain-containing protein, whose product MRITVFAMLISTAASAATVAREDDRERRDAVRRAVEAGDVLPLSEILPRLRGRVAGDVMGIDVDRQRGRWRYEFRVIGRDGRVREVYVDARSGEIERIEEK is encoded by the coding sequence ATGCGCATCACGGTATTTGCGATGCTGATCTCGACGGCGGCATCCGCGGCGACGGTGGCGCGCGAGGACGATCGCGAGCGCCGTGACGCCGTGCGCCGCGCCGTCGAGGCGGGCGACGTCCTGCCGCTATCGGAGATCCTGCCGCGATTGCGCGGCCGGGTCGCCGGCGACGTGATGGGAATCGATGTCGACCGCCAGCGGGGCCGCTGGCGCTATGAGTTTCGGGTGATCGGCCGCGATGGCCGCGTGCGCGAGGTCTATGTCGATGCGCGCAGCGGCGAGATCGAACGGATCGAGGAAAAATAG
- the arsB gene encoding ACR3 family arsenite efflux transporter: MTIFERYMTVWVLLCIIVGIGLGHLMPGLFAAVASAEVARVNLPVAALIWLMIIPMLLKIDFAALGNVKQHWRGIGVTLVVNWAIKPFSMALLGSVFIGHVFAPMLPAGQLSSYVAGLILLAAAPCTAMVFVWSNLCDGEPHYTLSQVALNDVIMVFLFAPLVGLLLGVASISVPWTTLLLSVLLYIVVPVIVSQLWRRALLRSADGALERTLRVLQPVSLVALLGTLVLLFGFQGEQILKQPVVIAILAVPILIQVYLNAGIAYWLSRRLGVAWCVAAPAALIGASNFFELAVAAAISLFGLESGAALATVVGVLVEVPVMLSVVRIVRATRRWYEAGLPA, from the coding sequence ATGACGATCTTCGAGCGCTATATGACGGTCTGGGTCCTGCTCTGCATCATCGTCGGCATCGGTCTCGGCCATCTGATGCCGGGGCTGTTCGCGGCTGTCGCGTCGGCGGAGGTCGCGCGGGTCAATCTGCCGGTCGCGGCCCTGATCTGGCTGATGATCATTCCGATGCTGCTGAAGATCGATTTCGCCGCGCTCGGCAACGTGAAGCAGCATTGGCGGGGCATCGGCGTCACCCTGGTCGTGAACTGGGCGATCAAGCCGTTTTCGATGGCTCTGCTCGGCAGCGTTTTCATCGGCCACGTGTTCGCGCCGATGCTTCCCGCAGGCCAGTTGTCGTCCTACGTGGCCGGTCTGATCCTGCTGGCGGCGGCGCCGTGCACGGCGATGGTGTTCGTCTGGTCGAATCTGTGCGACGGCGAGCCGCACTACACGCTGAGCCAGGTCGCGCTCAACGACGTCATCATGGTGTTCCTGTTTGCGCCGCTGGTGGGCCTGCTGCTCGGCGTCGCCTCGATCTCGGTGCCCTGGACCACCCTGCTGCTGTCGGTGCTGCTCTATATCGTCGTGCCGGTCATCGTCTCGCAACTCTGGCGCCGGGCGTTGCTGCGTAGCGCGGACGGGGCATTGGAGCGCACCTTGCGGGTACTGCAACCGGTCTCGCTCGTGGCGCTGCTCGGTACGCTCGTGCTGCTGTTCGGCTTCCAGGGCGAGCAGATCCTGAAGCAGCCGGTCGTCATCGCGATCCTGGCCGTGCCGATCCTGATCCAGGTCTATCTGAACGCGGGGATCGCCTATTGGCTGAGCCGCCGGCTCGGCGTCGCCTGGTGCGTCGCGGCTCCGGCCGCCTTGATCGGCGCCAGCAATTTCTTCGAACTGGCGGTTGCCGCTGCGATCAGCCTGTTCGGGCTCGAGTCGGGGGCTGCGCTTGCGACCGTCGTCGGGGTTCTCGTCGAAGTCCCCGTGATGCTCTCGGTCGTGCGCATCGTCAGGGCGACGCGTCGCTGGTACGAAGCGGGACTGCCGGCTTAG
- a CDS encoding arsenate reductase ArsC — protein sequence MSDRIYNVLFLCTGNSARSVLAESILRKDGAGRFHAFSAGSTPKGAVHPLALETLARMDYPTDDLRSKSWREFAAAGAPAMDFVFTVCDNAAGEACPIWPGQPMTAHWGIEDPAAAAGTELEKLAAFTTAFRYLKNRVDAFINLPLGRIDSMSLGTRLREIGTGEGATSFRSDVA from the coding sequence GTGTCTGACCGCATCTACAATGTACTGTTCCTCTGCACCGGAAATTCGGCACGCTCGGTGCTGGCCGAGTCGATCCTGCGCAAGGACGGCGCGGGCCGCTTCCACGCTTTTTCCGCCGGCAGTACGCCGAAGGGCGCGGTGCATCCGTTGGCGCTCGAGACGCTCGCGCGCATGGACTATCCGACCGACGATCTGCGCTCGAAGAGCTGGCGCGAGTTCGCCGCCGCCGGCGCGCCGGCGATGGATTTCGTCTTCACGGTCTGCGACAACGCCGCCGGCGAGGCGTGTCCGATCTGGCCGGGGCAGCCGATGACTGCGCATTGGGGCATCGAGGATCCGGCGGCGGCCGCAGGCACGGAGCTGGAGAAGCTCGCGGCGTTCACGACCGCCTTCCGCTATCTGAAGAACCGGGTCGACGCCTTCATCAATCTGCCGCTCGGTCGCATCGATTCGATGTCGCTGGGCACGCGGCTGCGCGAAATCGGGACGGGCGAGGGCGCAACGTCGTTCCGCTCCGACGTGGCCTGA
- a CDS encoding metalloregulator ArsR/SmtB family transcription factor yields the protein MENEQAALALAALAQPTRLQAFRTLVQHEPDGLPAGELARLLEVPQNTLSAHLSVLARAGLVSSIRHSRSIVYRADLTQFQKVALFLLQDCCGGRPEVCAPVIASLTPCCPPKRKEKSRV from the coding sequence ATGGAAAACGAGCAAGCCGCTCTGGCCTTGGCGGCGCTGGCGCAGCCGACGCGTCTGCAGGCCTTTCGCACCCTGGTGCAGCACGAGCCCGACGGTCTGCCGGCCGGCGAGCTCGCACGTCTGCTGGAGGTGCCGCAGAACACGCTGTCGGCGCATCTGTCCGTGCTGGCGCGCGCCGGCCTCGTCAGTTCGATCAGGCACAGCCGCTCGATCGTCTACCGGGCCGATCTCACGCAGTTTCAGAAGGTCGCGCTGTTCCTGCTGCAGGACTGCTGCGGCGGCCGGCCGGAGGTCTGCGCGCCCGTCATCGCAAGTCTCACGCCGTGCTGTCCGCCGAAGCGCAAGGAGAAGAGCCGTGTCTGA